The following are encoded in a window of Candidatus Rokuibacteriota bacterium genomic DNA:
- a CDS encoding ABC transporter permease — protein MRTYIAKRLLLVVPTMLGVATIVFLIMRVIPGDVALLILGGDTGADIDEKQLAAVRRQLGLDQPLIVQFGTWLWGVLRFDFGNSLWTGQPVVEELAIRLPLSLEVALLATLVSVVIAIPLGMLAAVRQDTWVDYAVRVVSIGGLAIPSFWVGILCNLFLVLLFGWGPPLEFTPPWVDPWA, from the coding sequence ATGCGCACGTACATCGCGAAGCGGCTCCTGCTCGTCGTCCCCACGATGCTCGGCGTGGCCACCATCGTGTTCCTGATCATGCGCGTGATCCCCGGGGACGTGGCCCTCCTGATCCTGGGCGGGGACACCGGCGCCGACATCGACGAGAAGCAGCTCGCCGCCGTGCGGCGGCAGCTCGGATTGGACCAGCCGCTGATCGTGCAGTTCGGGACGTGGCTCTGGGGGGTGCTGCGCTTCGACTTCGGCAACTCGCTCTGGACGGGGCAGCCGGTCGTCGAGGAGCTGGCCATCCGGCTGCCCCTCTCCCTCGAGGTGGCGCTCCTCGCGACGCTGGTTTCGGTGGTGATCGCGATTCCCCTGGGCATGCTCGCGGCCGTCCGGCAGGACACCTGGGTAGACTATGCCGTCCGCGTCGTGAGCATCGGCGGGCTCGCGATTCCGTCGTTCTGGGTCGGGATCCTCTGCAACCTGTTCCTCGTGCTGCTCTTCGGCTGGGGGCCGCCGCTGGAGTTCACGCCTCCGTGGGTCGATCCCTGGGCGA
- a CDS encoding ABC transporter substrate-binding protein, translating to MSPQIRRQGTLVTIVLLVVLVASGVVATRATVQAAETPRRGGILLAAIGADAPSLDPHQESTFANIQLVAPLYSTLLQFDPLDSSRIIGDVGTEWKISPDGLTYTFKIRQGVRFHDGSLLTSADVKASYDKIVFPPEGTRSIRKAHYKAVKAIEAPDPSTVVFRLKHPSAAFLANLASPWNVIFPKKYLDKDPNYFRKNVVGSGPFKFKSYVRGSTFEGERNPDYFIKDLPYLDGYKFYISPETSERAAALRSGRAHTEFRGLPGSEVEAIKRQLGDKVVVQDAPTPGWWAVSFNHKVKPFDDERVRKALTLAIDRYAMGKVLFPLTGLRDVGGLVRPGTQWAMSPAELEKLPGFGRDIEKSRAEAKRLLAEAGYPNGLKFVMVNRNVKLPYQDFAVFFIQEWKKIGVEVENRPVETAAWFDTGRVTRNFEAIVDPHVDFMDEPDLTLADFISGSPLTNWSQIADPQLDDLYERESRTLDPAERKKLVNQFERLVFEKAYFAHGLWWVRSIVHWSKVKNWVAAPSHYSNQKLQDVWLAED from the coding sequence ATGTCACCACAAATCCGACGTCAAGGGACGCTCGTCACGATCGTTCTGCTCGTCGTCCTGGTCGCCTCGGGGGTCGTTGCGACCCGAGCTACGGTCCAGGCAGCGGAGACGCCGCGCCGGGGCGGCATCCTCCTGGCCGCCATCGGGGCCGATGCGCCGAGCCTCGACCCGCACCAGGAGAGCACCTTCGCCAACATCCAGCTGGTGGCGCCGCTCTACAGCACGCTGCTCCAGTTTGACCCGCTGGACTCGTCCAGGATCATCGGAGACGTGGGCACCGAGTGGAAGATCTCGCCGGACGGGCTGACCTATACGTTCAAGATCCGGCAGGGGGTCAGGTTCCACGACGGCTCGCTGCTGACGTCGGCCGATGTCAAGGCGAGCTACGACAAGATCGTCTTCCCGCCGGAGGGGACCCGGAGCATCCGGAAGGCGCACTACAAAGCGGTCAAGGCGATCGAGGCCCCCGACCCCTCCACCGTGGTCTTCCGGCTCAAGCACCCCTCGGCGGCGTTCCTGGCCAACCTGGCCTCGCCCTGGAACGTGATCTTCCCCAAGAAGTACCTGGACAAGGACCCGAACTACTTCAGGAAGAACGTGGTCGGGTCGGGCCCGTTCAAGTTCAAGAGCTACGTGCGGGGCTCGACGTTCGAGGGGGAGCGCAACCCCGACTACTTCATCAAGGACCTCCCCTATCTCGACGGCTACAAGTTCTACATCAGCCCCGAGACGTCGGAGCGCGCCGCCGCTCTCCGCTCCGGCCGCGCGCACACCGAGTTCCGCGGCCTGCCGGGGTCGGAGGTCGAGGCGATCAAGCGGCAGCTCGGCGACAAGGTCGTCGTCCAGGACGCGCCCACGCCCGGCTGGTGGGCGGTCTCGTTCAACCACAAGGTCAAGCCCTTCGACGACGAGCGCGTGCGCAAGGCCCTCACGCTCGCTATCGACAGGTACGCGATGGGCAAGGTACTCTTCCCCCTCACGGGGCTCCGAGACGTCGGCGGGCTCGTGCGGCCGGGGACGCAGTGGGCGATGTCGCCGGCCGAGCTCGAGAAGCTCCCGGGCTTCGGGCGGGACATCGAGAAGAGCCGGGCCGAGGCCAAGCGGCTGCTCGCCGAGGCGGGCTACCCCAACGGCCTCAAGTTCGTCATGGTGAACCGCAACGTGAAGCTCCCGTACCAGGACTTCGCGGTGTTCTTCATCCAGGAGTGGAAGAAGATCGGCGTGGAGGTGGAGAACCGGCCGGTGGAGACGGCCGCGTGGTTCGACACCGGCCGGGTGACGAGGAACTTCGAGGCGATCGTCGATCCCCACGTCGACTTCATGGACGAGCCCGACCTGACGCTGGCGGACTTCATCAGCGGCAGCCCGCTGACGAACTGGAGCCAGATCGCCGACCCCCAGCTCGACGACCTCTACGAGCGGGAGTCGCGGACGCTCGACCCGGCCGAGCGCAAGAAGCTCGTGAACCAGTTCGAGCGGCTCGTGTTCGAGAAGGCGTACTTCGCGCACGGCCTCTGGTGGGTGCGGAGCATCGTGCACTGGTCGAAGGTGAAGAACTGGGTCGCCGCGCCCAGCCATTACTCGAACCAGAAGCTCCAGGACGTCTGGCTCGCGGAGGACTGA